The proteins below come from a single Aegilops tauschii subsp. strangulata cultivar AL8/78 chromosome 6, Aet v6.0, whole genome shotgun sequence genomic window:
- the LOC109774663 gene encoding ubiquitin carboxyl-terminal hydrolase 21, with protein MADDDAAASLSQPSPAKGDISRENGDEKSKQCQPFFSMCQPLQTVSYSNSWDSVCAPAATEPCQTSGLDSVDDEYMPSAPSFPDSQQPHSESISAIVDESNKLCSPPSPTDKECDVEQLQLESEELLDDSGVLDGETRQQSEPLTTDEPSSVDEIKKWGADTKQHSPPLRNTKHWSSNCALEPSDNENKPLSLFFSRFRQPQSVGAGLRNMGNTCFLNATLQCITHTVPLFKKLRCTDHSTPCSYDVDGFCSFCALKEHIEESIRRSGAVLVPARFKDNLSKLSSDFRPGQQEDAHEFLRCLLDNLHKCTLDPKSKGKPSSFDEESIVKQVFGGRLKSQLTCRDCGHCSETFEPFLDLSLEIDQVDDLVAALESFTKVEQVGDDENKLTCESCKVQVCKDKRLVLDKAPDVIAFQLKRFTTLDNSIEKIDKHVAYPSELDLKPFHNNPDKEELMYDLYGVVEHSGLPNYGHYVCTIRSSPSTWHLMNDSNVDSITETCALNQEAYILFYVRQGMFPWFSSLLEEARSGASPVSVLDNIDADRLTSSNRSPGDKFEIGETSECKTSLLAEEPTKRSSVDASNSTNKKEETTPLRISPLRASFQDDVGRRHAPSASEITNLERPSTPPPCPKRMISVDDFEVFKFEEFDDKDTPLMPKSEHQPKVKKPKAASASKSVKGPSVDKNATRLMRGMPSARRKGLLDCMISQQNVAQEPRRGSRSDPLGKKKRKLDTNSVAVLQY; from the exons ATGGCGGACGACGACGCCGCCGCGAGCTTGAGCCAGCCCTCCCCCGCGAAG GGCGACATCTCTCGAGAAAATGGGGATGAGAAAAGTAAGCAGTGCCAACCATTCTTCTCCATGTGCCAACCGCTTCAGACTGTT AGCTATTCAAATTCTTGGGATAGCGTTTGTGCTCCTGCAGCAACGGAGCCTTGTCAAACT AGCGGCTTGGATTCAGTGGATGATGAATACATGCCAAGTGCACCTTCTTTTCCTGATAGCCAGCAGCCCCATTCTGAG AGCATTTCTGCTATAGTAGATGAATCAAACAAGTTATGTTCACCACCTTCACCTACGGATAAGGAATGTGATGTGGAACAACTTCAGCTGGAATCTGAGGAATTATTG GATGACTCAGGTGTCCTAGATGGGGAAACAAGGCAGCAGTCAGAACCCCTTACCACAGATGAACCCAGTTCTGTT GATGAAATCAAAAAATGGGGGGCGGATACTAAGCAGCACTCACCACCCCTTCGTAACACTAAGCATTGGAGCTCAAAT TGTGCCCTTGAACCTTCTGACAATGAAAATAAGCCGCTCTCCTTGTTTTTTTCTCGCTTCAGACAACCCCAGTCAGTG GGAGCTGGTCTTCGGAATATGGGGAACACATGCTTCTTAAATGCAACTCTTCAGTGCATTACTCATACTGTCCCACTTTTTAAGAAGCTCCGCTGCACTGACCACTCTACTCCATGCTCAT ATGATGTAGATGGGTTCTGTTCCTTTTGCGCCCTTAAAGAACACATTGAAGAATCAATTCGAAGGTCTGGAGCTGTTTTAGTGCCAGCGAGGTTCAAAGATAATTTAAGCA AATTATCGTCAGATTTTAGACCAGGACAGCAAGAGGATGCACATGAGTTCCTTCGTTGCTTGCTGGATAACTTGCACAAATGCACCCTTGATCCCAAGTCAAAGGGGAAGCCCTCATCTTTTGATGAGGAAAGTATTGTCAAACAGGTGTTTGGTGGTCGGCTTAAAAGCCAG TTGACATGCCGTGATTGTGGTCACTGTTCGGAGACATTTGAGCCCTTCCTGGATCTCAGCTTAGAGATTGATCAGGTTGATGACCTTGTTGCTGCTTTGGAATCTTTTACCAAGGTGGAGCAAGTTGGTGACGATGAGAACAAGCTCACCTGTGAAAGTTGTAAAGTTCAAGTTTGTAAGGATAAGCGGCTTGTGCTTGATAAAGCACCTGATGTCATCGCATTTCAACTCAAGCGCTTCACCACCCTTGACAACTCCATTGAAAAGATTGACAAACATGTGGCATACCCATCAGAACTTGATTTGAAGCCTTTCCACAATAATCCAGACAAGGAG GAACTAATGTATGATCTTTACGGTGTTGTTGAGCATTCTGGCTTACCTAACTATGGCCATTATGTGTGCACTATTCGTTCTTCACCAAGCACCTGGCACTTGATGAATGACTCCAAT GTTGATTCTATTACTGAGACGTGTGCACTAAACCAGGAAGCATATATACTCTTCTATGTTAGGCAGGGCATGTTTCCGTGGTTCTCAAGTTTGCTAGAGGAGGCCAGGAGTGGTGCATCTCCTGTGTCAGTTTTGGATAATATAGATGCAGACCGTTTAACTTCCAGTAATAGAAGTCCTGGCGATAAGTTTGAGATTGGTGAAACAAGTGAATGCAAAACATCTCTCCTTGCCGAGGAACCAACTAAGAGATCTTCAGTTGATGCTTCCAACAGcacaaacaaaaaagaagaaACCACTCCACTCAGAATCAGTCCACTCAGAGCATCTTTCCAAGATGATGTGGGGAGGAGGCATGCCCCTAGTGCTTCAGAAATCACCAATCTGGAGAGACCATCAACTCCACCTCCATGTCCCAAGCGAATGATCTCTGTTGATGACTTTGAGGTGTTTAAGTTTGAGGAATTTG ATGACAAGGACACTCCTCTGATGCCGAAGTCTGAGCATCAACCAAAGGTGAAGAAACCGAAGGCTGCTTCTGCATCTAAATCTGTGAAGGGCCCTAGTGTGGACAAAAATGCAACACGGTTGATGAGGGGCATGCCATCTGCACGAAGAAAAGGCTTGCTGGACTGCATGATCTCTCAGCAGAATGTTGCGCAGGAGCCCCGCAGGGGCTCTCGAAGTGACCCTCTgggcaagaagaagagaaagcTGGACACCAACTCGGTGGCAGTTCTTCAGTACTAA
- the LOC109774662 gene encoding ABC transporter B family member 2: MSSSVHGAGQNQSEAGGGGGDNGRKKAGADEKVEKVPFLKLFSFADRWDYLLMAVGSVGACAHGASVPVFFIFFGKLINIIGIASFFPAMVSGRVAKYSLDFVYLGVVILFSSWTEVACWMHTGERQAAKMRLAYLRSMLDQDIAVFDTEASTGEVINAITSDVLVVQDAISEKVGNFMHYISRFLAGFAIGFSRVWQISLVTLAIVPLIAIAGGTYAYVTIGLMARVRKSYVKAGEIAEEVIGNVRTVQAFVGEEKAVRTYREALLRTYKYGKRGGLAKGLGLGSMHSVLFLSWALLVWFTGIVVHKRISNGGESFTTMLNVVIAGLSLGQAAPNISTFLRARTAAYPIFQMIERSTVNTRSSRAGRTLQAVEGNIHFRDVRFAYPSRPDVVILDRLSLDFPAGKIVALVGGSGSGKSTVVSLIERFYEPLSGAVLLDGHDIKDLDVKWLRGQIGLVNQEPALFATSIRENILYGKSNATADEIDHAAKLSEAITFINNLPERYETQVGERGIQLSGGQKQRIAISRAILKNPSILLLDEATSALDAESEKSVQEALDRVMVGRTTVVIAHRLSTIRNADTIAVVDGGRIVETGTHEQLMANPLSAYSSLIQLQEAAQHQRKPSFSHSTSITRPLSFKYSRELSRTSRGGSFRSDKDSISRYGGVEANDEGQGKGKPVSMKKLYSMVRPDWVFGVSGTISAFVAGAQMPLFALGVTQALVSYYMGWETTKREVRKIATLFCCGAVLTVVFHVIEHLSFGIMGERLTLRVREKMFAAILRNEIGWFDSTSHTSSMLASRLETDATLVRTIVVDRSTILLQNVGMIVTSLIIAFILNWRITLVVLATYPLMVSGHISEKMFMKGYGGNLGKSYLKANMLAAEAVSNMRTVAAFCAEEKVIKLYADELKEPGKRSFRRGQGAGVFYGVSQFFLFSSYALALWYGSHLMSKELATFRSVMKSFMVLIVTALAMGETLAMAPDIIKGNQMASSVFEILDRKTEVQIDTGDDIKKVEGVIQLRDVEFRYPSRSEVAVFKGLDLLMKAGKSMALVGMSGSGKSTVLSLILRFYDPIAGKVLIDGKDIKKLKLKSLRRHIGLVQQEPALFATTIYENILYGKDGATEAEVIEAAKLANAHTFISSLPEGYQTKVGERGVQLSGGQKQRIAIARAIVKDPAILLLDEATSALDMESERVVQQALDRVMKNRTTVMVAHRLSTIKNADVISVIQDGKIIEQGDHQHLIENKNGAYHKLVNLQQQQQLQEGHSS; this comes from the exons ATGAGCTCGTCGGTGCACGGCGCCGGCCAGAACCAGAgcgaggcgggaggcggcggcggcgataaTGGCAGAAAGAAGGCGGGGGCGGATGAGAAGGTGGAGAAGGTGCCGTTCCTGAAGCTCTTCTCGTTCGCGGACCGGTGGGACTACCTGCTGATGGCGGTGGGCTCGGTGGGCGCGTGCGCGCACGGCGCCTCCGTGCCcgtcttcttcatcttcttcggcaAGCTCATCAACATCATCGGCATCGCCTCCTTCTTCCCCGCCATGGTCTCCGGCCGCGTCGCCAAG TACTCGCTGGACTTCGTGTACCTGGGCGTGGTCATCCTCTTCTCGTCGTGGACCG AGGTGGCGTGCTGGATGCACACGGGGGAGCGGCAGGCGGCGAAGATGCGGCTGGCGTACCTGCGGTCGATGCTGGACCAGGACATCGCCGTCTTCGACACCGAGGCGTCCACCGGCGAGGTCATCAACGCCATCACCAGCGACGTCCTCGTCGTCCAGGACGCCATCTCCGAGAAG GTGGGCAACTTCATGCACTACATCAGCCGGTTCCTGGCCGGGTTCGCCATCGGCTTCTCGCGCGTGTGGCAGATCAGCCTGGTCACGCTCGCCATCGTCCCGCTCATCGCCATCGCCGGCGGCACCTACGCCTACGTCACCATCGGCCTCATGGCGCGCGTCCGCAAGTCCTACGTCAAGGCCGGCGAGATCGCGGAGGAGGTGATCGGCAACGTGCGGACTGTGCAGGCCTTCGTCGGCGAGGAGAAGGCCGTGAGGACGTACCGAGAGGCGCTGCTGCGGACGTACAAGTACGGCAAGCGGGGCGGCCTCGCCAAGGGCCTCGGCCTCGGCTCCATGCACTCGGTGCTCTTCCTCTCCTGGGCGCTGCTCGTCTGGTTCACCGGCATCGTCGTCCACAAGCGCATCTCCAACGGCGGCGAGTCCTTCACCACCATGCTCAACGTCGTCATCGCCGGCCT GTCGCTTGGCCAGGCGGCGCCCAACATATCGACGTTCCTccgggcgaggacggcggcgtACCCGATCTTCCAGATGATCGAGAGGAGCACCGTGAACACGAGGAGCTCCAGGGCCGGGCGCACGCTGCAGGCGGTGGAGGGCAACATCCACTTCCGCGACGTGCGGTTCGCGTACCCGTCCCGCCCGGACGTGGTCATCCTCGACCGCCTCAGCCTGGACTTCCCGGCCGGCAAGATCGTCGCCCTCGTCGGCGGGAGCGGCTCCGGCAAGAGCACCGTGGTCTCCCTCATCGAGCGCTTCTACGAGCCGCTCTCGGGCGCGGTCCTCCTCGACGGGCACGACATCAAGGACCTGGACGTCAAGTGGCTGCGCGGGCAGATCGGGCTCGTCAACCAGGAGCCGGCGCTGTTCGCGACGAGCATCCGGGAGAACATACTCTACGGCAAGAGCAACGCCACCGCAGACGAGATCGACCACGCGGCGAAGCTGTCGGAGGCCATCaccttcatcaacaacctccccgaGCGGTACGAGACGCAGGTCGGGGAGCGCGGGATACAGCTCTCGGGAGGGCAGAAGCAGCGGATCGCCATCTCGAGGGCGATACTCAAGAACCCGTCCATACTGCTCCTCGACGAGGCCACCAGCGCGCTCGACGCCGAGTCCGAGAAGAGCGTGCAGGAGGCGCTGGACCGCGTCATGGTCGGCCGCACCACCGTGGTGATCGCGCACCGCCTCTCCACCATCAGGAACGCCGACACCATCGCCGTCGTGGACGGGGGGAGGATCGTCGAGACCGGCACGCACGAGCAGCTCATGGCCAACCCTCTCAGCGCCTACTCGTCGCTGATCCAGCTGCAGGAGGCTGCTCAGCATCAGCGCAAGCCTTCTTTCTCGCACAGCACGAGCATCACCAGGCCACTAAG TTTCAAGTATTCAAGGGAGCTGTCAAGGACGAGCAGGGGTGGCAGCTTCCGCTCCGACAAGGACTCGATAAGCCGGTACGGCGGCGTGGAGGCGAACGACGAAGGGCAGGGCAAGGGGAAGCCCGTGTCCATGAAGAAGCTCTACTCCATGGTGCGGCCGGACTGGGTGTTCGGCGTGTCGGGCACCATCAGCGCGTTCGTGGCGGGCGCCCAGATGCCGCTCTTCGCCCTGGGCGTGACGCAGGCGCTGGTGTCCTACTACATGGGGTGGGAGACCACCAAGAGGGAGGTGCGCAAGATCGCCACGCTCTTCTGCTGCGGCGCCGTGCTCACCGTGGTGTTCCACGTGATCGAGCACCTCAGCTTCGGCATCATGGGCGAGCGGCTCACGCTGCGCGTCCGGGAGAAGATGTTCGCCGCCATCCTGCGGAACGAGATCGGGTGGTTCGACAGCACCAGCCACACCAGCTCGATGCTGGCGTCGCGGCTCGAGACCGACGCCACGCTGGTGCGCACCATCGTCGTCGACCGCTCCACCATCCTGCTGCAGAACGTCGGCATGATCGTCACCTCGCTCATCATCGCCTTCATACTCAACTGGAGGATTACGCTGGTCGTGCTTGCCACGTATCCCCTCATGGTCAGCGGCCACATCAGTGAG AAAATGTTCATGAAAGGATACGGAGGCAACCTCGGCAAGTCGTATCTGAAGGCAAACATGCTCGCCGCCGAGGCGGTGAGCAACATGAGGACGGTGGCCGCCTTTTGCGCAGAGGAGAAGGTGATAAAGCTCTACGCTGACGAGCTCAAGGAGCCGGGTAAGCGGTCCTTCCGGCGAGGGCAGGGAGCCGGCGTCTTCTATGGAGTCTCTCAGTTCTTCCTCTTCTCTTCCTATGCGCTGGCTTTATG GTACGGTTCGCACCTGATGAGCAAGGAGTTGGCCACCTTCAGGTCTGTGATGAAGTCCTTCATGGTGCTCATAGTGACAGCGCTGGCAATGGGCGAGACGCTGGCGATGGCGCCGGACATCATCAAGGGGAACCAGATGGCGTCCTCGGTGTTCGAGATCCTGGACAGGAAGACCGAGGTCCAGATCGATACCGGCGACGACATCAAGAAGGTGGAGGGAGTGATCCAACTGCGGGACGTTGAATTCCGGTACCCGTCGAGGTCGGAGGTGGCCGTGTTCAAAGGGCTCGACCTCCTGATGAAGGCCGGCAAGAGCATGGCGCTCGTCGGGATGAGCGGCTCCGGCAAGAGCACCGTTCTTTCACTCATCCTCCGCTTCTACGATCCTATCGCCGGAAAAGTCTTGATCGATG GAAAGGACATTAAGAAGCTTAAGCTGAAGTCGCTGAGGAGGCACATCGGCCTGGTGCAGCAAGAGCCGGCGCTGTTCGCGACGACGATCTACGAAAACATCCTCTACGGCAAGGACGGCGCGACGGAGGCCGAGGTCATCGAGGCGGCGAAGCTGGCGAACGCGCACACCTTCATCAGCTCACTGCCGGAGGGGTACCAGACCAAGGTCGGGGAGCGCGGCGTGCAGCTGTCGGGTGGGCAGAAGCAGCGCATCGCCATCGCACGCGCCATCGTCAAGGACCCGGCCATCCTGCTCCTGGACGAGGCAACGAGCGCGCTGGACATGGAGTCGGAGCGCGTGGTGCAGCAGGCTCTGGACAGGGTGATGAAGAACCGGACCACTGTGATGGTGGCGCACCGGCTGTCAACGATCAAGAACGCCGACGTCATCTCGGTGATCCAGGACGGCAAGATCATCGAGCAGGGGGATCACCAGCACCTCATCGAAAACAAGAATGGTGCCTACCACAAGCTCGTCAACttgcagcagcagcaacagctgcAGGAGGGCCACAGCTCATGA